A genome region from Gigantopelta aegis isolate Gae_Host chromosome 3, Gae_host_genome, whole genome shotgun sequence includes the following:
- the LOC121389881 gene encoding centromere protein M-like, which produces MTTIISPLDKLPSRQEAAILIIGAEGVGKHNLALSIVNVSAPFAVQCRIATELPLTNENSDTRPRIDFLCYVLSQANKSSVQTVKDAFTKVDVRYFIGRSCLVVCRGKDTSKWSVDAEMISQLTDNFDLPVLFVDIECPNDRSVLANRILSMLEVAAGFKKNVSPLLFDATRMNYEMTL; this is translated from the exons atGACAACCATTATTTCTCCACTTGATAAGCTACCAAGCAGACAGGAAGCTGCTATTCTT ATAATTGGTGCAGAAGGAGTAGGAAAGCACAATCTGGCATTATCAATAGTTAATGTTAGTGCACCATTTGCAGTTCAATG TCGAATTGCAACAGAGTTGCCACTTACAAATGAAAATAGTGATACGCGTCCTCGCATTGATTTTCTGTGCTACGTCTTGAGTCAAGCTAACAAAAGCAG TGTACAGACTGTAAAAGATGCTTTCACTAAAGTTGATGTCAGGTATTTTATTGGAAGGTCTTGTTTGGTGGTCTGTAGAG GTAAAGATACATCCAAATGGAGCGTAGATGCAGAAATGATCAGTCAGCTAACTGACAACTTTGACCTACCTGTATTATTTGTGGATATCGAG TGTCCCAATGATCGTTCAGTTCTTGCCAACAGAATTCTTTCAATGCTGGAGGTTGCTGCCGGATTCAAGAAGAATGTTTCTCCACTGCTGTTTGACGCAACAAGAATGAACTATGAAATGACATTATAG